The Pirellulimonas nuda genome includes a region encoding these proteins:
- a CDS encoding alpha-L-fucosidase yields MAARTRTGRTICGLLITTFCALALAGHAAAAPAGAKETPEQRADRLQWWKSARFGMFVHWGVYSVTGGEYKGQKLPNSAEWMMNRGGIPIAEYEQYAARFNPTGFDAKAFVALAKEAGMKYIVITAKHHDGFSMFGSKSNPFNVVEATPFKRDIMKELADECQRQGLRFGFYYSQAQDWHHPGGIGNGWDKSIRRVSNDEYVREKAAPEVEQLLTEYGPIGIFWWDTPRKMSQESFDRLHSLTSLQEDIITNDRLGDDYPGDYKTFERNIPDQAPSTPDWEVCMPISGSWGYKKGDNDFKSTTTLVRNLADIASKGGNYLLNVSPTGDGTLLPQATERLKAVGQWMQTNGESIYDTTASPFNRLKWGRCTKRIATDGATLYLHVFDWPEDGRLVVPGLKNNVQSAHLLADGTLVESSRQGSDVVVTLPSEAPDAIDSVVVLKVAGELDIQSGPATLNKNGALVLTAESAYIHNNEAGQAARLQTHDGVANVGYWTDPEAWLEWSFEVDRPGRYEVWAEVAVEEEKSRFNMGPPSRPKSVEVLSTGGYDKYARKSLGNLRFDLAGKQSLSIKPESGSWQPINLRKVELVRVGN; encoded by the coding sequence ATGGCAGCAAGAACCCGCACCGGACGGACGATCTGCGGACTCCTCATAACGACGTTCTGCGCCCTGGCGCTGGCCGGCCACGCGGCCGCGGCCCCGGCAGGGGCGAAGGAAACGCCGGAGCAGCGTGCAGACCGCCTGCAGTGGTGGAAGAGCGCGCGGTTTGGGATGTTTGTCCACTGGGGTGTCTATTCCGTGACCGGCGGCGAGTACAAGGGCCAGAAGCTGCCCAACAGCGCCGAGTGGATGATGAACCGTGGTGGCATCCCGATCGCGGAGTACGAGCAATACGCTGCCCGCTTCAACCCGACGGGGTTCGACGCCAAGGCGTTTGTTGCCTTGGCCAAAGAGGCGGGCATGAAGTACATCGTCATCACAGCGAAGCACCACGACGGGTTCTCGATGTTCGGGTCGAAGAGCAACCCGTTCAACGTCGTGGAAGCTACGCCGTTCAAACGCGACATCATGAAAGAACTGGCCGACGAGTGCCAGCGGCAAGGGCTCCGCTTTGGATTTTACTACTCGCAGGCCCAGGACTGGCACCACCCGGGGGGGATCGGGAACGGCTGGGACAAGAGCATCCGGCGCGTCAGCAACGACGAGTACGTCCGCGAGAAAGCGGCCCCCGAAGTAGAGCAGCTGCTCACCGAATACGGGCCGATCGGGATCTTCTGGTGGGACACGCCCCGGAAGATGAGCCAAGAGTCGTTCGACCGCCTCCACTCGCTCACGTCTCTGCAAGAGGACATCATCACCAACGACCGCCTGGGCGACGACTACCCAGGGGATTACAAGACCTTTGAGCGCAACATCCCCGATCAGGCCCCTTCGACGCCCGACTGGGAGGTCTGCATGCCCATCAGCGGAAGCTGGGGCTACAAGAAGGGGGACAACGACTTCAAGTCGACGACCACGCTCGTGCGCAACTTGGCGGATATCGCTAGCAAGGGGGGCAACTACCTGCTCAATGTCAGCCCGACCGGAGACGGGACCCTGCTTCCTCAAGCGACGGAGCGCCTCAAGGCGGTTGGACAGTGGATGCAGACCAACGGCGAGTCGATCTACGACACGACCGCTAGCCCTTTCAATCGACTGAAGTGGGGACGCTGCACCAAGAGGATCGCCACAGACGGGGCCACGCTCTACCTGCACGTGTTCGACTGGCCTGAGGACGGGCGGCTAGTCGTCCCCGGCTTAAAGAACAATGTGCAGTCGGCCCACCTGCTGGCCGACGGAACCCTCGTGGAATCCAGCCGGCAGGGCTCGGACGTTGTCGTGACGCTCCCCAGCGAGGCGCCCGACGCGATCGACAGCGTGGTCGTCCTGAAGGTCGCCGGCGAGCTCGACATCCAGTCGGGCCCAGCGACGCTCAACAAGAACGGGGCGCTGGTGCTGACCGCCGAATCGGCCTACATCCACAACAATGAAGCGGGCCAGGCGGCGCGTCTGCAAACGCATGATGGCGTCGCGAACGTGGGGTACTGGACCGATCCAGAGGCTTGGCTCGAATGGTCTTTCGAAGTCGATCGTCCGGGACGCTACGAGGTCTGGGCCGAGGTCGCCGTGGAAGAGGAAAAGAGCCGCTTCAATATGGGACCGCCAAGTCGCCCGAAGTCCGTAGAAGTGTTGTCGACCGGCGGGTACGACAAGTACGCCCGGAAGTCGCTGGGGAACCTACGCTTCGACTTGGCCGGCAAGCAAAGCCTGTCGATCAAACCCGAGAGCGGCAGTTGGCAGCCGATCAACCTCCGCAAGGTCGAGCTGGTGCGGGTAGGGAATTGA
- a CDS encoding glycoside hydrolase: MQFSRTWLAALVAAACGTAASEAAATDIRTDSGSFEQRFEAWGTSLAWMGNELGASTSGSRRDQIMDLLFDQNNGLGLNFVRYNIGAGQNPAGPAITRPGGDIAGWVPSAPANASDPSTWVWDWNADATQRLILNEAIERGVTQVEAFANSAPWWMTESLSSTGAPKVNNVAQNNLSTDNYDVFGEYLLDVSEHFESNLGIQFNTLSPMNEPGTSFWNGGSNQEGMNISTGSAQSALIREIGQQLVDRGSAVGLVGPEETTSGRTATSFAQWGSATRSYLDRVNTHSYSYSWSSSDADSAAALAGLVASRPSSTQTIYATEFGTGGNSTPLSGGITLANQISNDLRHLGAAGWTYWQAVEDNNGSNWGMLIAPFNGTNTWFNMRKQYYAMQHFSAHIRPGSQILDQSNDETVAAYDPRSSTTVLVVTNDEDAVDSNAYTMLDRSAAYTRVIRTDASGNYRSYGPAAVRGNQISMTATEQSITTILIYDQPNLIQNANFSLGSAGNGANSIDGWQAQGQAAFDSSRDNSGDSSGSGRLLTNSVRNFGKIYQAGIGGADTDLTGVGYQLSLDVQFQNAGAANYDAKTYLSVEFYGADDQSLAHGSVSDYKTLIVPALGIDQSGGVDSDYRSYYSGTFVAPAGTRYVRPVIGYENVATGSTDWTYIDNAYLGVTHPAAQGREWILTGGGSLSNKVNWSYNAQVENNSKLYFGNAIQQASTVAVDGAEAIARLTFFSDNAYRLQGAGQLTIGDANPAAANLIDVRLGSHRVSVNTQLAGDLNVQVLPGASVAFDAALSLNGNQLTKLGAGTLSLATGFVMDGGAIRSYAASDAALYLGADAVLDGDFELLLAPGQVAQLGDLFRLASYAALSDTFDGIVLPSLPTELAWEIEYGVDALIAEVVNAGLPGDFNNDGSVDAADYTVWRDNFGAAGPLLNDGGLGVPIGSAHYELWRGNFGETLGALNASSAPVPEPGAIALLLLTLLAQVHSRRR; encoded by the coding sequence GTGCAGTTTTCTCGAACCTGGCTGGCGGCACTAGTCGCGGCCGCTTGTGGCACGGCTGCAAGCGAAGCCGCGGCTACCGACATCCGCACCGACTCCGGCTCTTTCGAGCAACGTTTCGAGGCGTGGGGAACCTCGCTGGCGTGGATGGGCAACGAGCTGGGCGCCTCGACCAGTGGCAGCCGACGCGACCAGATCATGGATTTGCTGTTTGATCAAAACAACGGGCTCGGCCTGAACTTCGTGCGTTACAACATCGGGGCGGGCCAGAACCCCGCGGGGCCGGCGATCACCCGCCCCGGCGGCGACATCGCGGGCTGGGTGCCCAGCGCCCCGGCCAACGCTTCCGACCCGAGCACGTGGGTGTGGGACTGGAACGCCGACGCGACCCAGCGGCTGATCCTCAACGAGGCCATCGAGCGTGGCGTCACGCAGGTCGAGGCCTTCGCCAACTCGGCGCCGTGGTGGATGACCGAGTCGCTTAGCTCCACCGGGGCCCCGAAGGTCAATAACGTCGCGCAGAACAACCTGAGCACCGACAACTACGACGTGTTCGGCGAGTACCTCCTCGACGTCAGCGAGCACTTCGAGTCGAACCTCGGCATCCAGTTCAACACGCTGTCTCCCATGAACGAGCCGGGCACGAGCTTCTGGAACGGCGGCAGCAACCAGGAAGGGATGAACATCTCCACGGGCTCCGCCCAGTCGGCGCTGATCCGCGAGATCGGGCAGCAGCTTGTGGACCGGGGGTCTGCGGTCGGGCTGGTCGGGCCTGAGGAAACCACCAGCGGCAGGACGGCCACGTCGTTCGCACAGTGGGGCAGCGCTACCCGGTCGTACCTCGATCGGGTCAACACCCACAGCTACTCGTATAGCTGGTCCAGCAGCGACGCGGACTCGGCCGCCGCGCTTGCAGGCCTGGTCGCCTCCAGGCCCAGCAGCACCCAGACGATCTACGCGACCGAGTTCGGCACAGGGGGCAACAGCACCCCGCTCTCGGGCGGCATCACCCTCGCCAACCAGATCTCCAACGACCTGCGCCACCTCGGCGCCGCAGGCTGGACCTACTGGCAGGCGGTCGAGGACAACAACGGCAGTAACTGGGGCATGCTCATCGCGCCCTTCAATGGGACGAACACTTGGTTCAACATGCGCAAGCAGTACTACGCGATGCAGCACTTCTCGGCGCACATACGCCCGGGTTCACAAATCCTCGATCAGTCCAACGACGAGACCGTCGCCGCGTACGACCCCCGCTCCAGCACCACGGTCCTCGTCGTGACCAACGACGAAGACGCCGTCGACTCCAACGCCTACACGATGCTAGACAGGAGCGCCGCCTACACCCGCGTGATCCGCACCGATGCGTCGGGGAACTACCGGTCTTACGGTCCGGCTGCCGTCAGGGGCAATCAAATAAGCATGACCGCCACCGAGCAGTCGATCACGACGATTCTGATCTACGATCAGCCGAACCTCATTCAGAACGCCAATTTCAGCTTGGGTAGCGCCGGCAACGGGGCGAACTCAATCGACGGGTGGCAGGCCCAAGGTCAGGCCGCGTTTGACAGCAGCCGCGACAACAGCGGCGACTCCAGCGGGTCCGGCCGGCTGCTCACCAACAGCGTGAGAAACTTCGGCAAGATCTATCAGGCAGGCATCGGAGGCGCCGACACGGACCTTACCGGCGTTGGGTACCAGCTTTCGCTCGACGTGCAGTTCCAGAACGCCGGAGCCGCCAACTATGACGCCAAGACCTACCTCTCGGTTGAATTCTACGGCGCCGACGACCAATCCCTCGCTCACGGCTCGGTCAGCGACTACAAGACGTTGATCGTCCCGGCCCTGGGCATCGACCAGAGCGGGGGCGTCGACAGCGACTACCGCTCCTACTATTCCGGCACGTTCGTAGCGCCCGCGGGCACGCGCTACGTCAGGCCCGTCATCGGGTACGAAAACGTCGCTACCGGCAGCACCGACTGGACCTACATCGACAACGCCTACCTTGGGGTGACGCACCCCGCCGCCCAGGGGCGCGAGTGGATCCTTACCGGCGGCGGAAGCCTTTCGAACAAAGTGAATTGGTCCTACAACGCCCAGGTCGAGAACAACAGCAAGCTCTACTTTGGAAACGCGATCCAGCAAGCCAGCACCGTGGCGGTCGATGGCGCCGAAGCGATCGCGAGGCTGACCTTTTTCAGCGACAACGCCTACCGCCTCCAGGGCGCCGGCCAGTTGACCATCGGCGACGCCAACCCCGCTGCTGCAAACCTCATCGACGTACGCCTGGGCAGCCACCGCGTCTCCGTGAACACCCAACTGGCCGGCGACCTCAACGTCCAAGTGCTCCCCGGTGCGTCGGTCGCCTTCGACGCCGCGCTGAGCCTCAATGGGAATCAGCTCACGAAACTGGGAGCGGGCACGCTCAGCCTAGCGACGGGTTTCGTCATGGACGGCGGCGCGATTCGGTCCTACGCAGCTTCGGACGCCGCCCTCTATCTAGGGGCCGACGCGGTTCTGGACGGCGACTTCGAGCTCTTGCTTGCGCCCGGGCAGGTCGCACAGCTGGGAGACCTGTTCCGGCTTGCATCTTATGCTGCACTCAGCGACACGTTTGATGGGATCGTCTTGCCGTCGCTACCGACTGAGCTGGCGTGGGAGATCGAGTACGGGGTCGATGCGCTCATCGCCGAAGTGGTAAATGCCGGACTACCTGGCGACTTCAACAACGATGGAAGCGTCGACGCGGCAGACTACACCGTGTGGCGAGACAACTTCGGCGCGGCCGGCCCGCTGCTCAACGACGGGGGCCTGGGAGTGCCGATCGGTTCGGCCCATTACGAACTCTGGCGGGGCAACTTTGGCGAGACGCTCGGGGCGCTGAACGCCTCCTCGGCGCCGGTTCCAGAGCCAGGAGCAATCGCTCTGCTGTTGCTGACTCTTCTGGCTCAAGTTCACTCGCGCCGCCGCTAG